One Blastocatellia bacterium DNA window includes the following coding sequences:
- a CDS encoding pilus assembly PilX N-terminal domain-containing protein — protein sequence MKNKLDKDKKTSTVKNSRGVALAMVLIVLLLITSIGLSVASTTTIEVQIASRSEEATKGFYYAEAGLNMAVSMVKRMKGDFNDLLGGPDSTSGLGDSLTTRGKEFVVGNNGWATSTGTLASGAAGPMFPDTVKGFTNPEASDLPLGNTQDVKDQLTSAGLGSAILPNSAVWGGKLSFNDPATNSTYQVYVEVFDDDDAYARLFNAYPSSGGVAYPTGYNGVIAPVYKVPGAGTTYNTFDNCPNEFVECPGNNTSKFSSFSGKNKDFNARVLIRSTARQMKNVGGTLTPVSEVVVDSIVGFFPYPAVITEGCTIMSGSSKILGSYGGVHANDGLCLSGSPTVEQSATSATALCESCPSIPASNCGSGGGGGIKVCGFSGGNQPILIVPDLNPLPGRRDVTPPAPQTPYRRYDSSDSDDDDVGDYYQNGWFWVKDVVDKNTNTRANKKGADLVFLSPKSTSGSQRTRRHGTSSFSSENGLLRMFTTITETEFTNWCNARSTSVCATKPNSSDAIVIDRGTLAASNDILIASIANNGSLSSWYKLSDGTRYNSTGVLSGVGWSPGGGSGGGGGGGGGSSPCTNTTTCPPPVVASGTPSRASNGATFSNNNTLESNELKNKVYFFDGNAVVTGNAGSDSNPVSLTIITTGYIDVQGTPNFVAQLKAALDPITPPFTNPQLLFVAGTDVSLSGNLETSIKFEGVVYAREQVGLTGNCTYSGQVVAADITSFDTKVTTNTLTGSAQVTFKGSTGALGAVKSSSYRILKF from the coding sequence ATGAAAAATAAATTAGATAAAGATAAAAAAACCTCTACTGTGAAAAATTCACGAGGTGTTGCCTTGGCAATGGTATTAATTGTTTTGCTCTTAATTACTAGCATAGGGCTTTCCGTAGCTTCTACTACTACAATTGAAGTACAAATTGCTAGTAGATCTGAAGAAGCAACTAAAGGATTTTATTATGCTGAAGCAGGCTTAAATATGGCTGTTTCGATGGTAAAACGTATGAAAGGGGATTTTAATGATCTGCTGGGCGGGCCAGATTCTACTAGTGGACTAGGTGATTCATTAACCACTCGTGGCAAAGAATTTGTAGTTGGTAATAATGGTTGGGCAACATCTACAGGAACTTTAGCTTCTGGTGCTGCTGGGCCAATGTTTCCAGATACAGTAAAGGGTTTTACTAATCCTGAAGCTAGCGATTTACCTTTAGGCAACACCCAAGATGTCAAAGATCAGCTTACATCTGCTGGTTTAGGGAGTGCCATCTTACCAAATAGTGCTGTTTGGGGAGGAAAACTAAGTTTTAATGACCCTGCTACTAACTCAACTTATCAAGTTTATGTAGAAGTTTTTGATGATGATGATGCTTATGCAAGGTTGTTTAATGCTTATCCAAGTAGTGGAGGTGTTGCATATCCTACAGGTTATAATGGAGTAATTGCCCCTGTTTATAAAGTTCCTGGTGCTGGCACTACTTATAACACTTTTGATAATTGCCCAAATGAATTTGTTGAATGCCCAGGCAATAACACAAGCAAATTTAGTAGTTTTTCAGGAAAAAATAAAGATTTTAATGCTCGTGTGTTAATTCGTTCTACTGCCAGGCAAATGAAAAATGTTGGCGGAACCCTTACACCAGTCTCCGAAGTAGTTGTTGATAGTATTGTAGGATTTTTTCCTTATCCAGCCGTGATAACAGAAGGCTGTACCATAATGTCAGGTAGTTCTAAAATTCTAGGTTCTTATGGAGGAGTCCACGCAAATGATGGACTTTGTTTAAGTGGTTCTCCTACTGTAGAGCAAAGTGCAACTTCTGCTACTGCCCTTTGTGAAAGCTGTCCTTCTATTCCAGCAAGCAATTGTGGTTCTGGTGGTGGTGGCGGTATAAAAGTTTGTGGTTTTTCTGGTGGAAATCAACCTATTTTAATTGTTCCAGACCTAAACCCTCTACCAGGTCGCAGAGATGTTACACCTCCAGCACCTCAAACACCTTATAGAAGGTATGATAGTAGTGATTCTGATGATGATGACGTTGGAGATTATTATCAAAATGGCTGGTTTTGGGTTAAAGATGTTGTAGATAAAAACACTAATACTAGAGCTAATAAAAAAGGTGCTGATTTAGTTTTTCTTTCTCCTAAAAGTACTTCAGGCTCACAAAGAACAAGACGGCACGGAACTAGTAGCTTTTCTTCAGAAAATGGCCTACTAAGAATGTTTACAACAATTACTGAAACTGAGTTTACTAATTGGTGTAATGCTCGCTCAACCTCTGTCTGTGCGACTAAACCTAATTCCAGTGATGCAATTGTTATTGACCGAGGCACTTTGGCAGCTAGTAATGATATTTTGATTGCTAGTATAGCTAATAATGGTAGCTTAAGTAGCTGGTATAAATTAAGTGATGGTACGAGATATAATAGTACAGGTGTTTTATCTGGAGTTGGTTGGAGTCCTGGCGGCGGTAGTGGTGGCGGCGGTGGCGGCGGTGGTGGTAGTAGCCCTTGTACAAACACTACAACTTGTCCCCCTCCAGTTGTTGCTTCAGGAACCCCTTCAAGAGCAAGCAATGGAGCAACATTTAGCAATAACAATACTTTAGAGAGTAATGAACTAAAAAATAAAGTTTATTTCTTTGATGGTAATGCAGTAGTTACAGGTAATGCTGGATCAGATTCTAATCCAGTCAGTTTAACTATTATTACTACTGGATATATTGATGTACAAGGAACTCCTAATTTTGTAGCACAGCTAAAAGCAGCATTAGATCCAATTACCCCTCCTTTTACTAACCCACAACTACTATTTGTTGCTGGTACAGATGTCTCACTAAGCGGTAATTTAGAAACATCAATAAAATTTGAAGGCGTGGTTTATGCACGTGAACAAGTTGGTCTAACTGGTAACTGTACTTATAGCGGCCAAGTTGTTGCTGCTGATATCACTAGTTTTGACACCAAAGTTACTACTAATACTTTGACAGGTAGTGCGCAAGTTACTTTCAAAGGCTCAACAGGTGCGTTGGGCGCGGTAAAAAGCTCCTCTTATAGAATATTAAAATTCTAA
- a CDS encoding prepilin-type N-terminal cleavage/methylation domain-containing protein, producing the protein MKIPIKKANNSIKGFSLLELMLVLIILSVIMTSVFSALVNGQKTFDAELANAQAQENARYAVDRISEIVQTAGNNPQNLTVLNGLNFIRLYDTFDATTPAGSPTIGKTIPPTCGGTSGVTCPSGKALQLFSDFDGDALTNTDVGTTTAGSTIFSANVITSENVVVYLDPSTGLVNLYNYNPAQGQALPGGGSAPAQGSNSRAIAIAEFVTDLNFIVDSLQNQVTISVTARSNRAVAIETVYEKRFRYASLVSVVKLRNR; encoded by the coding sequence ATGAAAATACCAATAAAAAAAGCAAATAACTCAATTAAAGGTTTTTCTCTCCTAGAATTGATGTTAGTGCTAATTATTCTATCTGTGATTATGACTTCCGTTTTTAGTGCTTTGGTCAATGGACAAAAAACTTTTGATGCAGAATTAGCCAATGCACAAGCTCAAGAAAATGCTCGTTATGCAGTGGATCGGATTTCGGAAATTGTTCAAACCGCAGGAAATAACCCTCAAAATCTTACTGTCCTTAATGGATTAAATTTTATTCGTCTCTATGACACTTTTGATGCAACTACACCTGCTGGATCTCCTACAATAGGTAAAACTATCCCTCCTACTTGTGGTGGAACTAGTGGAGTTACTTGTCCAAGTGGAAAAGCTCTCCAGCTTTTTAGCGATTTTGATGGAGATGCTTTAACTAATACTGATGTTGGTACTACTACAGCAGGAAGCACTATTTTTTCTGCTAATGTTATTACTAGCGAAAATGTAGTTGTTTACTTAGACCCTTCAACAGGTTTAGTCAATCTTTATAACTATAATCCAGCCCAAGGACAAGCTTTACCAGGTGGAGGTTCTGCTCCAGCCCAAGGTAGCAACAGTCGTGCTATTGCTATTGCTGAATTTGTTACGGATCTTAACTTTATAGTGGATTCACTACAAAACCAAGTAACTATTAGTGTTACGGCTAGATCTAATCGTGCTGTAGCAATAGAAACCGTTTATGAAAAACGCTTTCGTTATGCAAGCTTAGTTTCTGTTGTTAAACTAAGAAACCGTTAA
- a CDS encoding prepilin-type N-terminal cleavage/methylation domain-containing protein, which translates to MRLNSNKDAGFTLIEITLALLILLVGVLGVAQLFYSFNLFK; encoded by the coding sequence ATGAGACTAAATAGTAATAAGGACGCAGGATTTACTTTAATAGAAATTACTTTAGCTTTGTTAATTTTATTAGTTGGGGTTTTAGGTGTAGCTCAGCTTTTTTATAGTTTCAACTTATTCAAATAG
- a CDS encoding prepilin-type N-terminal cleavage/methylation domain-containing protein: protein MKKHSGFSAVELLVVVIIIFIIAVISLPNLSRMLSIYRVKGSAEGLAAQLNSARQQAIGQGRPIIIFVDPSNSRIFLDLNRNGIPEGFDSPSVVNRSAFNEEYRLAPSISLVFGGGSSCFSVPASFPNTTTSLPAVASAAPELGISNYTSAGWKAIVYDSRGELQLGFRQTNNTCINTNLSSSPAGAVVISCKQLVQNIKFTVSIALRGGVSVLTF, encoded by the coding sequence ATGAAAAAACATTCTGGTTTTTCAGCAGTAGAACTACTAGTTGTAGTAATAATAATATTTATTATTGCAGTTATTAGCTTACCAAATCTAAGTCGGATGCTATCGATTTATCGTGTAAAAGGATCTGCTGAAGGCTTAGCTGCTCAACTTAATTCTGCTCGGCAGCAAGCTATTGGACAAGGGCGACCTATAATTATTTTTGTGGATCCTTCTAATTCACGAATATTTTTAGATCTAAACCGCAATGGCATTCCTGAAGGGTTTGATAGTCCTAGTGTAGTTAATCGCAGTGCTTTTAATGAAGAATATCGCTTAGCTCCTAGCATCAGCTTAGTTTTTGGCGGTGGAAGTAGTTGCTTCTCTGTACCAGCCTCTTTTCCTAACACAACTACATCTTTACCTGCTGTTGCAAGTGCTGCCCCAGAATTAGGAATATCTAATTATACAAGTGCTGGTTGGAAAGCAATTGTTTATGACTCAAGAGGTGAATTACAACTAGGGTTTCGCCAAACTAATAATACTTGTATAAATACTAATCTTTCTTCTAGTCCTGCCGGTGCGGTAGTAATTTCTTGTAAGCAATTAGTACAGAACATTAAGTTTACAGTCTCTATTGCCTTAAGAGGTGGAGTATCTGTACTAACTTTTTAA
- a CDS encoding tetratricopeptide repeat protein → MDILVKLAEETEDTMENLDSFILEDDFIIASDAMELITPDQITDITALANTTEVNINSTLAEVSFMEANELMVKGDYLNAIKFYQDAINYDPNNQTYRQKLAQASDLAKNKQSTTNSAKKMTSKLLQDLTNSSNPANSNNLASKKAEKEPASVNETLAAVSFMEANELLDAANIMGAIERLREAVKYDPNNSTYATKLASILAESKIAKTSQLKKADLPKSALALLPDDEEKPVSTKGKTSKLSKNLKTIEELDLDSPLSTTINSKKTKQSRRSFIAIVISSIVISLVATFYQSQTVVLIPVSLSYPTDQAKLNTNQLEFEWKSTSNKFLFQIESLGKVILSTYTEETRYKLTPEQVKLFKLKTDYKWRVVPVNFKGQELPSKVQERWFEVVQ, encoded by the coding sequence ATGGACATTTTGGTTAAATTAGCAGAAGAAACAGAAGACACAATGGAAAATTTAGACTCTTTTATATTAGAAGATGATTTTATAATCGCTTCTGATGCAATGGAGTTAATCACCCCTGATCAAATCACAGATATAACTGCTTTAGCTAATACAACAGAAGTTAACATTAATAGCACTTTAGCAGAAGTTAGCTTTATGGAAGCAAATGAATTAATGGTAAAAGGGGACTACTTAAATGCAATCAAATTTTACCAAGATGCAATTAACTATGACCCTAATAACCAAACTTACCGACAAAAATTAGCACAAGCCTCAGACTTAGCTAAAAATAAACAATCGACAACAAATTCAGCTAAAAAAATGACTAGTAAACTTTTACAAGATTTAACTAACTCATCAAATCCTGCTAACAGTAATAATCTAGCCAGTAAAAAAGCTGAAAAAGAACCTGCATCAGTTAATGAAACTTTAGCTGCTGTTAGTTTTATGGAGGCCAACGAACTATTAGACGCAGCTAATATAATGGGTGCTATTGAGCGTCTTAGAGAGGCTGTTAAATATGATCCTAATAACAGTACCTATGCAACTAAACTAGCATCTATACTGGCAGAGTCAAAAATAGCTAAAACATCTCAGTTAAAAAAGGCTGATTTACCAAAATCTGCTCTAGCTTTATTACCAGATGATGAGGAAAAACCTGTTTCTACTAAAGGAAAAACTTCTAAGCTATCAAAAAACTTAAAAACTATTGAAGAATTAGACCTAGATTCACCCTTAAGCACAACTATCAACAGTAAAAAAACTAAACAAAGCAGAAGATCTTTTATAGCAATAGTTATTTCTTCAATAGTTATTTCTTTAGTAGCTACATTTTATCAATCACAAACAGTTGTTTTAATACCTGTAAGCCTTTCTTATCCAACAGATCAAGCTAAGTTAAACACTAATCAATTAGAATTTGAATGGAAATCTACTAGCAATAAGTTTTTATTTCAAATAGAGTCTTTAGGTAAAGTAATTCTTAGCACTTATACAGAAGAAACTCGTTATAAGTTAACTCCAGAACAAGTAAAGCTATTTAAGCTTAAAACTGATTATAAATGGCGTGTAGTACCTGTTAATTTTAAGGGTCAAGAACTACCTAGCAAAGTTCAAGAACGTTGGTTTGAAGTTGTCCAATAA